The following DNA comes from Pseudophryne corroboree isolate aPseCor3 chromosome 8, aPseCor3.hap2, whole genome shotgun sequence.
TGGATGCTTTGGGGTAGGGCTGCATTGTTAAAGATTAATGATGCAAGGAATCTCACTAATGCTGTTAGACATTGCATGGTGTGATGCTCCAGTTATATCTCACTAAACCTATCTAGCATTTCTAATAAAAACTGAATGTGCTTATCGTGCACAAAGAACCACTCAATATTGTGCTGCATAGGTGAACGGATTGTACTGTAAATTAAAAATTAATCTAGGGTTAGCTGGCGACATCTAGTGGAAAGAAAGCTGAAGTACAagcttttatttttacacaaaattgcTAAACTCAAATGTTATTCTTATATTAAATTAGCATATATTGTCATAATATACTTGGCCTATTTTTTTTTTGTGCTAATGTGTTATATTTTGTTAatttgtgtaatgtgaatatggctgtATTACACTGATTATGGAAACCTAATTCTACCCGAATCTATAACGACCATAAAAAATAAGGCAATATATTTTAATTTCAGTTTTAAATCATGTCAATCTACTAATCTATAAATACTAGATTACAACACAAGAGTACTGCTATGTGTAGCCACCGTGTCTATTCCAGCTGACACTATTTATTATTCATTGTCCTATCCTAGTATAGGCTGCACTTTAAAATGAATTATGCTAAAGAATATATTGACGGCAGGGACATAAATTCTAATAAAGCTAATTATTGTTATGGGCATGTATAATCACGCTGATTGTAAGTAAGTGCTTTCAGGATATGAACAGGCAAACCAGTGTGGTTTGTAGATACCACTAAATGATGATTGCAAAACACAAGTTTCCAGCTACAGTATAATAAGAGATGAAAAAAATTATGTTTTGAAGAGCACAGCTTACATGGAGATAGCAGCTTACATGAAGAGCACAGCTTATGTGGAGAGTGCAGCTTACATGAACAGTACAATTTACATGGAGAGTACATCTTACATGAAGAGTGCAGTTTACATGAAGAGCACAGCTTACATGAAGAGCATTACATGAAGAGCACAGCTTACATAAAGCGCACAGCTTACATGAAACGCACAGTTTACATGGAGATAGCAACTTACATGAAGAGCACGGCTTAAATGGAGAGTGCAGCTTACATGAAGAGCACAACTTACATTGAGAGTACAGCTTACATGAAGAGTTCAGTTTACATGAAGAGCACAGCTTACATGAAGAATATTACATGAAGAGCACAGCTTACATGAAGAGCATTACATGAAGAGCACAGTTTACATGAAGAATATTACATGAAGAGCACAGTTTACATGAAGAACATTACATGAAGAGCACATCTTACATAAAGCGCACAGCTTACATGAAGAGCACAGTTTACATGGAGATAGCAACTTACACGAAGAGCACAGCTTAAATGAAGAGCACAGCTTACATGAAGAGCATTACATGAAGAGCACAGCTTACATGAAGAGCATTACATGAAGAGCACAGCTTACATGAAGAGCACAGCTTACATGGAGAGTGCAGTTTATATGAAGAGCACAGCTTACATGGAGAGTGCAGTTTATATGAAGAGCACAGCTTACATGGAGAGTGCAGTTTATATGAAGAGCACAGCTTACATAGAGAGTGCAGTTTATATGAAGAGCACAGCTTACATGAAGAGCACAGCTTACATGGAGAGTGCAGTTTATATGAAGAGCACTCTTTGCCTATGCAGACTAGCTGTGAAGGCAGGtgactacccgccatgtttttgactGCAGCGGGTGCGCGTGACGTCACGTAGCCATCACGGCCTGCTCCACAAACGCAGCTGACACGCCCccccgatcacctctgcctgtcattcaggcagaggcgatcgtaaaaGTGAGATGCCTTTGCATTGTAATTACTGGCTAGTTGTGCTCTGTAGGTGTCTACACTAATTTCTAGTGCACGTCTTGTGATGTTAATGCTCAATGCATGCTAAGGAGAGGTTTTTTTACTCTGTTTTATATTTGTTTATACCTAAATAGTCATATATGATAAAATATCTGACATGATCCCTGTAAGCATAAGAAGACATTGTTACTTGTTTTTTTCTCTGTCCATTACAAGAAAACGATTTGGGAGATATCAGATAGCTGAATGCGCAAACAATTATTTTCTCCAGTATTTTGTAATGGTGTGCATTGTCCTAATTTGTATTTAATAAACATTTACAAAAACGATTGTTAGTGTTGGTCCTGAGAGTTTCTAGTGACAGTTATTTGGGATTGTACCAAGTACAAGTCCTATGACACATTTACTGAGTAAActgaataaccccttgcgctatttaattagaggcaacatgacatgaatacactcaatagaataattataagataattttaatatctataaaatcaatcatgtctaggttacatagacataatcataaaaaattgagttaattagtatgcgcatacaagTAAAAAAGCTGAATGCTAAacctactaattgagcataagaggtggatcatatagctactagtgaccacatagggctaattcaataatcataagttgacaatgtccttatttttgttctcagaataggacagtcccattagatgtgctcatagatatttcatgattaaatatcatgtggtgtgataaaaataaatatgGAGCCTTTGTTTAGGTATATACCAATAAATGAGTTTAACCAATTGCTCATATATATGAATAGTTCTTTACATGTGGAAAAGCTATCCAGAATACATGGAGGAAATTTgtatatcacccggggcttggtgcacagcaagcacctgtaggagaaagctcccgtcttccacagtccgtaagtggcgtcctccgtctcccactgtgtcTGGCTCTCGTGCACACACCTTTGATCGCTTTGAGAGAGAGAGgttggtccggctcccggagctctgcgcaccgcAGGCGCTGATCAGTTGAttttgctcccgtcttcaagccgccgcatatagcgtcctcccgtctcccgcttgTCAATCTCGAGCAGCGCTGCACATCAATGTGGACCTATAAGCAATGTCCACTGGGTCACATAGTGGACATTGCTTATAGGTCCACATTGATGTGCAGCGCTGCTCGAGATTGAcaagcgggagacgggaggacgctatatgcggcggcttgaagacgggagcaaaaTCAACTGATCAGCGCCTgcggtgcgcagagctccgggagccggaccaacCTCTCTCTCTCAAAGCGATCAAAGGTGTGTGCACGAGAGCCAGACACAGTGGGAGACcgaggacgccacttacggactttggaagacgggagctttctcctacaggtgcttgctgtgcaccaagccccgggtgatatacAAATTTCCTCCATGTATTCTGGATAGCTTTTCCACATGTAAAGAACTATTCATATATATGAGCAATTGGTTAAACTCATTTATTGGTATATACCTAAACAAAGGCTCcatatttatttttatcacaccacatgatatttaatcatgaaatatctatgagcacatctaatgggactgtcctattctgagaacaaaaataaggacattgtcaacttatgattattgatgtggtcactagtagctatatgatccacctcttatgctcaattagtaggtTTAGCATTCAGCTTTTTTActtgtatgcgcatactaattaacTCAATTTTTTATGATTATGTCTATGTAACCTAGACAtaattgattttatagatattaaaattatcttataaTTATTCTATTGAGTGTATTCATGTCATGTTGCCTCTAATTAAATAGCGCAAGGGTTTATTCAGTTTGTTTTTGGtacacctggtttcaatcaggtgAGATTTGGTTGGCTATATCCACAGGCCATTATACCATGCTTGCGGCTATCTAGATTGCATGAGTTGCGAGAGCAAGTTTAGATTTTTGTGTGGAGTGGGTGTGATTACAGATATAGACACCCATCCGCAACTGTTCAAATTTAACCAATATTAATAGCGCCTGACATTAGTATTAGTATTTTAAACATTTACTGAGTAAACTGTatatccagggccgtcttaacagcattgtactgTAGGCCCTGGGGCCCCTACACATCACACATTCATGGGAACCAATAAAATCATGCCCCTCCTGCAGTACTGTGTCATCTCTCCCCATGCTTCAATACAGTAATGTACTGACAGCACTCTGAGTGGTGGATAgcttcagccatccaccaatcagcaagctgacagccattcagTGACCTGCTGCAGGCTGGGAGCCAGGTAGCAAATTCTGCCTTGCCACCATGATTGTGTGTCCACCATCCACCCCTGCTCAGAGGCCGCTAGAATTGTGGGGacctgggcaactgcccattgtgcCATTAAAACTTCCAACTACAGCAATAGTAACTCCTCTCTTGGTCCCCAAATATATGTTATGTTCGCAGATTTCAGTATTAGTGTCCATATGTTGTTTCTTTACTTAGACTCAGCAGCAGACATctaaatattgttttatttttatgtttcacAGGAATTTTTACTACATAACCATCCTTCGTGATCCCGTTTCTCGATATCTGAGTGAATGGCGACATGTTCAGAGAGGAGCTACATGGAAAGCTTCTCTGCATGTATGTGATGGAAGATCCCCAACTTCTGATGAGCTGCCTAGTTGTTACACTGGAGATGATTGGTCAGGCTGCTCATTGAAAGAGTTCATGGATTGCCCATACAACCTGGCCAATAACAGACAAGTCCGCATGTTGTCTGACCTGAGTTTGGTTGGATGTTATAACCTGTCTGTTATGCCAGAGGATCAACGGAACAAGGTTCTCctagatagcgccaaagaaaacctAAAACGTATGGCTTTCTTTGGTCTCACAGAATTCCAGAGGAAGACTCAGTATCTCTTTGAAAAGACTTTCAACATGAACTTCATCTCACCGTTCACTCAGTTCAACAGCACGAGGGCCTCTAGCGTGGAGATAGACGATCAAACACAGAAGCGTATAGAGACATTGAATTTTCTAGACATGGAGTTATATGAATATGCAAAAGACCTTTTCTTACAAAGATACCAATTCATGAGACAAAAAGAACACCAGGAAGCACGGCGGAAGCGTCAAGAACAACGTAAAATCTTACGTGCCAAACACGCTAATCACAAACTGGAGATGGACAACTCAACCTCTGATTACATAGGAAATGTGGAAAAATGGCGGTAGTAGATTTTACAGGCTTAGTCTACTGTGTGAACTGTACACTGACATCTAAAAAAACTAAAGgaaaataaactaaaaaaaaaaatatataggggatgGTCTATTTCACAAGATTTAAAGATTTGAATAGACTTGGAGCCGGATATGTTTATCAGTTGCCTTTGCAGATGCCTTTGCATTACTTGTAATTGTTGTACATGGGGATAGTTTAATCTTGGTGTGTTTTAGTTATGACAGGTTGTAAAACTAATGAGCGTCTCTAGCTATAGACCTGCTTATATCTCAAAAGAGCGTCAAGCA
Coding sequences within:
- the HS6ST2 gene encoding heparan-sulfate 6-O-sulfotransferase 2, yielding MDDKSNKLVLALVIVFLFAVIVLQYVCPGTECQQLRLQAFSSSLVDPYWAEDDSPSKFLPRFNFTVDDLLRKVDFNINGDDLIVFLHIQKTGGTTFGRHLVRNIHLEQPCECKAGQKKCTCHRPGKKETWLFSRFSTGWSCGLHADWTELTNCVPAVVDNKKEIKLRPLRNFYYITILRDPVSRYLSEWRHVQRGATWKASLHVCDGRSPTSDELPSCYTGDDWSGCSLKEFMDCPYNLANNRQVRMLSDLSLVGCYNLSVMPEDQRNKVLLDSAKENLKRMAFFGLTEFQRKTQYLFEKTFNMNFISPFTQFNSTRASSVEIDDQTQKRIETLNFLDMELYEYAKDLFLQRYQFMRQKEHQEARRKRQEQRKILRAKHANHKLEMDNSTSDYIGNVEKWR